From a region of the Hymenobacter jejuensis genome:
- a CDS encoding sensor histidine kinase, with the protein MSVNGAILFAIPIALLIVRSLRRFLDLPKRLPGWDKFLNSIWIPAIVLFLIAWAFKLKTSQLDETYFLFVFGVVVAVLVQVRDYRPARTLLLAIAPYVLYSAIELLLAVTDWDLLKRYDGFFDNSRGFAVIWLITFILIARNQKKHLEKERLQREEEEKAKQLIEAQNAELERLVAERTATLTQQAEELRDALTELRAMQAQLVQAEKMASLGELTAGIAHEIQNPLNFVTNFSDVSAELVSELEEEQQRPERDPGLEAELLDDLKQNLQKITHHGQRAASIVRGMLEHSRASTGERQPTEINNLADEYLRLAYHGLRAKDKTFNATLATDFDPAVGPIEVVSQDLGRVLLNLFTNAFYAVQKRKEACPDAGYTPTVTVSTHRNTATEVEIRVCDNGLGIPEAVRAKIFQPFFTTKPTGEGTGLGLSLSYDIITKGHGGTLTVKTQEGEGTEFIITLPA; encoded by the coding sequence ATGAGTGTAAACGGCGCGATATTGTTTGCGATCCCCATTGCCTTGCTGATTGTGAGGTCGTTGCGCCGCTTTCTGGATCTGCCAAAGCGCTTACCCGGCTGGGACAAATTTCTCAACAGCATCTGGATTCCGGCCATTGTTCTGTTTCTGATTGCGTGGGCTTTTAAGCTGAAGACCAGTCAGTTAGACGAAACCTATTTTCTCTTTGTATTTGGGGTGGTCGTAGCGGTGCTGGTGCAGGTGCGCGACTATCGGCCCGCCCGCACGCTGTTGCTGGCCATTGCGCCATACGTACTGTACTCGGCCATCGAGCTGCTGCTGGCCGTAACGGACTGGGACCTGCTGAAGCGCTACGACGGCTTTTTCGATAATTCGCGCGGGTTTGCCGTCATCTGGCTCATCACGTTCATCCTGATCGCGCGAAACCAGAAGAAACACCTCGAAAAAGAGCGTTTGCAGCGCGAAGAAGAAGAAAAAGCCAAGCAGCTCATCGAAGCCCAGAATGCCGAGCTCGAGCGCCTCGTGGCCGAACGAACCGCTACGCTCACCCAGCAAGCCGAAGAATTGCGCGATGCCCTGACCGAACTCCGCGCGATGCAGGCCCAGCTGGTACAAGCCGAGAAAATGGCCTCATTAGGCGAGCTGACGGCTGGCATTGCGCACGAAATCCAGAATCCGCTCAACTTCGTCACCAACTTTTCCGACGTATCGGCGGAACTGGTCAGTGAGCTGGAGGAGGAGCAGCAACGGCCGGAACGCGACCCCGGCTTAGAGGCTGAGTTGCTGGACGACCTGAAGCAGAACCTCCAGAAAATCACGCACCACGGCCAGCGGGCGGCCAGCATTGTACGGGGCATGCTCGAACACAGCCGCGCCAGCACCGGTGAGCGCCAGCCCACGGAAATAAACAACCTCGCCGACGAATACCTGCGGCTGGCTTACCACGGCCTGCGCGCCAAGGACAAGACCTTCAACGCCACGCTCGCCACCGATTTCGACCCTGCCGTCGGGCCGATCGAGGTGGTTTCGCAGGACCTTGGGCGCGTGTTACTGAACCTGTTTACCAACGCTTTTTACGCCGTGCAAAAACGCAAAGAGGCGTGCCCCGACGCCGGCTACACCCCGACGGTTACGGTCAGTACGCATCGCAACACGGCGACGGAAGTAGAGATTCGGGTCTGCGACAACGGGCTGGGCATTCCGGAAGCGGTGCGGGCCAAGATCTTTCAGCCCTTCTTCACGACCAAACCCACGGGTGAAGGCACGGGCCTGGGCCTCTCGCTCAGCTACGACATCATCACCAAAGGCCACGGCGGCACCCTTACGGTCAAAACCCAAGAAGGCGAGGGTACCGAGTTTATTATCACGCTGCCTGCCTAA
- a CDS encoding response regulator, translated as MKILVVDDEKDVRVLFEQRFRREIRYGLFSFSFAYSGEEALSYLHEHASEVVLILSDINMPGMSGLELLKQIKKEYPPVPPPQAPLVMMITAYGDNESYEQAMQLGANDFLTKPVDFGALKEKLILIANHEN; from the coding sequence ATGAAAATACTGGTAGTAGACGATGAAAAGGACGTGCGCGTCCTGTTTGAGCAGCGTTTCCGGCGGGAAATTCGTTACGGTCTGTTTTCCTTCTCCTTTGCATACTCCGGCGAGGAGGCGCTCTCGTACCTGCACGAACACGCTTCGGAAGTCGTCCTGATCTTATCCGATATCAACATGCCCGGCATGAGCGGCCTAGAATTGCTCAAGCAGATCAAGAAAGAATACCCACCCGTTCCGCCGCCGCAAGCGCCTTTGGTAATGATGATCACGGCTTACGGCGACAACGAAAGCTACGAACAAGCCATGCAGCTGGGAGCCAACGACTTCCTGACCAAGCCCGTGGACTTCGGGGCGCTAAAAGAAAAACTCATCCTGATAGCGAACCATGAAAACTAA
- the aspA gene encoding aspartate ammonia-lyase, whose translation MQTTRLEHDFLGERALPAQAYYGIQTLRALENFMITGIPLHAEPLFVQALAYVKKAAALANRDLGVLDASIAEAITRACDRVLTGELNTQFLTDMIQGGAGTSVNMNANEVIANVALELMGKQKGEYEFCHPNNHVNCSQSTNDAYPTAFRIALNNKLVGYRQALEQLADAFAQKGEEFQNVLKMGRTQLQDAVPMSMGDEFKAFATNLREELLRIQDSRQLISEINMGATAIGTRVNAPAGYAELVTQHLRELTGLDLVLAGDLIEATYDTGAYVQLSGVLKRTAVKLSKICNDLRLLSSGPRCGLAEINLPPLQPGSSIMPGKVNPVVPEVVNQTAFYVIGADLTVTMAAEAGQLQLNVMEPVISFALFTAISYMTNACHTLREKCVIGITANAQHTEQLVRNSIGIVTQLNPVLGYETTADIAKEALRTGKSVYDITVIERRLLTQAKWDEIFTFENLIRPHFIQ comes from the coding sequence ATGCAAACCACCCGGTTAGAACACGACTTTTTGGGCGAACGCGCGCTTCCAGCCCAGGCTTATTATGGCATCCAGACCCTGCGGGCTCTCGAAAACTTCATGATCACGGGCATTCCGTTGCATGCCGAGCCGCTGTTTGTGCAGGCGCTGGCGTATGTGAAGAAAGCCGCGGCGTTGGCCAACCGCGACCTGGGCGTGCTCGATGCTTCCATTGCCGAGGCCATCACGCGAGCGTGTGACCGGGTGCTGACAGGGGAGCTGAACACTCAGTTCCTAACCGATATGATTCAGGGTGGGGCAGGTACGTCGGTGAATATGAATGCCAACGAGGTAATCGCCAACGTAGCCCTGGAACTCATGGGCAAGCAAAAAGGCGAATACGAATTCTGCCACCCCAACAACCACGTCAACTGCTCGCAATCGACCAACGATGCCTATCCGACGGCTTTTCGTATCGCTTTGAATAACAAGCTGGTAGGGTATCGGCAAGCCCTGGAGCAGTTGGCGGATGCTTTTGCTCAGAAAGGGGAGGAGTTTCAGAATGTGCTGAAAATGGGCCGCACACAGCTCCAGGACGCGGTGCCCATGAGCATGGGCGACGAGTTCAAAGCCTTTGCAACTAACCTGCGCGAAGAACTGCTGCGTATTCAGGATAGTCGCCAGTTAATCAGTGAGATAAATATGGGGGCTACCGCCATCGGGACGCGCGTAAACGCTCCGGCAGGCTACGCCGAGCTAGTAACCCAGCACCTGCGCGAGCTGACCGGCCTGGATCTGGTGCTGGCCGGCGACCTGATTGAGGCGACCTACGACACGGGGGCGTATGTGCAACTGTCGGGGGTGCTGAAGCGCACGGCAGTGAAGCTATCCAAAATCTGCAACGACCTACGGCTGCTTTCCTCGGGTCCGCGCTGCGGGCTGGCCGAAATCAATTTGCCGCCGCTGCAACCTGGTTCCAGCATTATGCCGGGCAAAGTCAATCCGGTAGTGCCCGAAGTCGTCAACCAGACGGCCTTTTACGTGATCGGCGCCGACCTTACCGTAACGATGGCCGCCGAAGCCGGTCAGTTGCAACTCAACGTCATGGAGCCGGTGATCTCCTTTGCTCTGTTTACTGCCATTTCTTATATGACCAATGCCTGCCACACGCTGCGCGAAAAATGCGTCATCGGCATTACGGCCAACGCCCAACACACCGAGCAGTTGGTGCGCAACAGCATCGGCATCGTGACGCAGCTCAACCCGGTGCTGGGCTACGAGACCACGGCCGACATCGCCAAGGAAGCGCTGCGCACCGGCAAATCGGTGTACGACATCACAGTAATCGAGCGCCGCTTGCTTACGCAGGCCAAATGGGACGAGATTTTTACTTTCGAAAACCTGATTCGCCCGCACTTTATTCAATAG
- a CDS encoding PA14 domain-containing protein encodes MAVLLWVLLVAGVTPSSFAQPSGTSFSGPLVITKGGTYSGNWESQDSNTPAVSINTSEPVIIENSIIRSRTILIRAHQFGNDVTVRNTSGYALTPNGDNIRQGRFLDAGNFKNIRVEHCYMEQTSGIYLADYQGDHSPNQTVKILYNQAKNIDGSYRNGGQERVQFTQFVSVKGIRGVEIGWNQVINDPFNSRVEENINMYHSSGTSDSPMQFHNNFIQGAYPSNPASNTDYGGGGIMMGDGATPDLGESSGFIKAFNNQILSTANQGICVAAGHDMEIFNNRIIASGYMPNGEYVAAQGVGIYILNGSRMSTFFNNRAHDNIIGYVNRRTNGAKMRNDQYLPDAAEPSRYDLNTELPNPITRDTEANEFALWQKKLKDNNIAVGPTNGTGTQTSAPAPTLANLRPADNPSNVVNGLAYSYHEGTWSGLPDFNGQAIVKQGTVSTFDLSPRNRNDNFGFRYTGYIEVPTDGEYTFYTSSDDGSQLFIGNQLVVDNNGVHANQERGGAIGLKAGKHALTVTYFERDGGETLVVKYQGPGVDKQVVPASALFRSATATQTPNTISTPSSSTNLVVNPGFESNNAAVQSPNNWQTWGGRTGTNSDADYTETVGGTHSGTYHGSQYKTSAYEVYTYQTISNLPNGTYTLRAWTKSSGGQFARMLAKNYGGNELQATPPVTTANGINGSWSQIEIRDIQVTNGRCEIGFYSYANAGQWFFFDDVEFVSQGSSLVSASASAAFSTLADAKASTATPTGVQLYPNPAQDHVNISSSFAQAGQATVTISNTQGKQVAQFSQSVQAGTNQFSVPTQSLSAGVYVLQVQSGKQVSSQRLTITH; translated from the coding sequence ATGGCGGTCCTTTTGTGGGTATTGCTCGTTGCCGGCGTAACCCCCTCCTCATTCGCCCAGCCCAGTGGCACCTCGTTCAGCGGACCGCTCGTTATCACCAAAGGTGGTACTTACAGTGGTAACTGGGAAAGCCAAGATTCAAACACACCTGCAGTAAGCATTAATACGTCTGAACCGGTAATTATCGAGAATTCGATTATCCGCAGCCGTACCATCCTAATCCGGGCCCACCAGTTCGGCAACGACGTAACCGTACGCAACACCAGCGGCTACGCTCTCACGCCCAACGGCGACAACATTCGTCAAGGCCGCTTCTTGGACGCCGGTAACTTCAAAAACATTCGGGTAGAGCACTGCTACATGGAGCAGACTTCCGGCATCTACCTGGCCGATTACCAGGGCGATCACTCGCCTAATCAGACGGTTAAGATTCTCTACAACCAAGCCAAAAACATCGACGGCAGCTACCGTAACGGTGGCCAGGAACGCGTCCAGTTCACTCAATTTGTGAGCGTAAAAGGTATTCGCGGTGTTGAGATTGGTTGGAACCAGGTAATCAACGATCCTTTTAACAGCCGCGTCGAGGAAAATATCAACATGTACCACTCCAGCGGTACGTCGGATAGCCCGATGCAATTCCACAACAACTTCATTCAGGGTGCTTATCCCAGCAATCCTGCTTCTAACACCGACTATGGTGGGGGCGGTATCATGATGGGTGACGGCGCTACCCCCGACCTTGGCGAGTCTTCCGGATTCATCAAAGCATTCAACAACCAGATTCTCAGCACGGCTAACCAAGGCATTTGCGTGGCCGCCGGTCACGACATGGAGATCTTCAACAACCGCATCATTGCATCGGGTTACATGCCGAATGGCGAATACGTTGCTGCACAAGGTGTTGGTATCTACATTCTGAACGGCTCGAGAATGAGCACCTTCTTCAACAACCGGGCCCATGACAACATCATTGGCTATGTAAACAGAAGAACCAACGGTGCCAAAATGCGCAACGATCAGTACCTGCCTGATGCGGCAGAGCCCAGCCGGTACGATCTGAACACAGAACTGCCAAATCCCATTACCCGGGACACCGAAGCCAACGAATTTGCGTTGTGGCAGAAGAAGCTGAAGGACAACAACATAGCGGTTGGTCCGACCAACGGAACGGGTACTCAAACTTCGGCTCCAGCTCCAACGTTGGCTAACCTGCGCCCGGCTGACAACCCGAGTAACGTAGTCAACGGGTTGGCCTACAGCTACCACGAAGGCACTTGGAGCGGCCTGCCCGACTTCAACGGTCAAGCCATCGTGAAGCAAGGCACCGTGTCAACGTTCGATCTGAGCCCGCGCAACCGCAACGACAACTTCGGCTTCCGTTACACGGGCTATATCGAAGTACCCACCGACGGCGAGTACACCTTCTACACCTCCTCCGACGACGGCAGCCAGCTCTTCATCGGTAACCAACTTGTAGTCGACAACAACGGCGTGCACGCCAACCAGGAGCGCGGCGGTGCTATCGGCCTGAAAGCCGGCAAGCACGCCCTGACCGTGACTTACTTCGAACGCGACGGCGGCGAAACCCTGGTTGTGAAATACCAAGGGCCGGGTGTTGACAAGCAAGTGGTGCCTGCTTCGGCATTGTTCCGCAGCGCAACGGCAACTCAGACTCCTAACACGATTTCTACGCCGTCGTCTTCCACGAACCTCGTGGTAAACCCTGGCTTCGAGTCCAACAACGCTGCCGTGCAAAGCCCCAACAACTGGCAAACCTGGGGTGGCCGTACAGGCACCAACTCCGATGCCGATTACACGGAAACGGTAGGCGGCACACATTCGGGTACGTATCATGGGTCGCAGTACAAGACCAGCGCCTACGAGGTGTACACCTATCAGACTATCAGCAACTTGCCTAATGGCACCTACACCTTGCGTGCCTGGACCAAAAGCAGCGGCGGACAGTTTGCTCGGATGCTAGCGAAAAACTACGGTGGCAATGAGCTGCAGGCTACGCCTCCGGTAACCACCGCAAACGGCATCAACGGTTCTTGGTCCCAGATCGAGATCAGAGACATCCAGGTTACCAACGGCAGGTGCGAAATTGGTTTCTACTCTTATGCCAATGCCGGCCAGTGGTTCTTCTTCGACGATGTAGAATTTGTTAGCCAAGGCTCTTCGCTTGTTTCAGCTTCTGCCAGCGCTGCCTTCTCTACACTCGCTGATGCTAAGGCTAGCACCGCTACTCCTACCGGCGTCCAGCTTTATCCGAACCCAGCGCAGGATCATGTTAACATCAGCAGTTCTTTCGCCCAAGCGGGCCAAGCTACTGTAACGATCTCAAACACGCAGGGCAAGCAAGTGGCGCAGTTCAGCCAGAGCGTACAGGCTGGTACAAACCAGTTTTCCGTTCCGACCCAATCGCTGAGCGCAGGCGTATATGTTCTGCAAGTTCAGAGCGGCAAGCAAGTAAGCTCGCAGCGACTGACGATCACGCACTAG